In the genome of Candidatus Melainabacteria bacterium, the window ATGGACTATCTGAGATTCTTTATGCTTTTGCTTCTATGTCTGGAAATAACGGCTCAGCATTTGCTGGTTTAAATGCAAACACACCATTTTATAATCTTCTAGGTACACTTGCTATGCTTATCGGGAGATTTACTACTCTTATCCCAGCACTTGCAATTAGTGGCTCACTTTCACAAAAACGTTTTGTACCAAAAGGTTCAGCTACATTTACTACTGACATTCCTCTTTTTGTATGGCTGTTAGTTGTAGTAGTTATTATTATCGGAGGACTAACCTACCTTCCTGTTTTAACACTAGGACCAATACTTGAGCATATGTTAATGCATCTTGGTAATACTTTTTAAAAGTAACTTATGGAAAATAACAAAACAATTTGGGAATCCAAGTTATTTATAGAAGCTTTTAAAGAATCTTTCACTAAGTTAAATCCACTTAGTCTTAGGCGAAACATTGTAATGTTTGTAGCTGAAATAGGTGCGTTAATTACAACTATTGTAACTGTACAAAACATAATTAATCATGCAAGTTTCTTTTTGAATTTTCAAATAGCTTTATGGCTTTGGTTTACTATCTTGTTTGCTAATTTTGCAGAATCACTTGCTGAAGGCCGAAGTAAAGCACAAGCAAGATCTCTTCAAGCAACCCGTACTGAAACTTTTGGAAATAAGTTATTGACAAATGGAACCATAGAAAATATTTCTGCTATGTCCTTAAGAAAAGGAGATATTGTTTTAGTTCATGAAGGAGAAATAATGCCAGGAGATGGTGAAATTATTCATGGAGCAGCACTTATTGATGAATCAGCAATTACAGGTGAATCTGCTGCTGTCTTAAGAGAAGCAGGTGGTGACAAAGATGCTGTAACAATAGGAACAAGGGTAATTTCAGGTGAAATAAAAGTCAGGATAACTGCTGATCCTGGCGACACTTTTCTTGACCATATGATTGCAATGGTAGAAAGTGCTTATAGGCAAAAAACACCAAGTGAGGTTGCTCTGGAAATTTTATTAATTGGGATGACTGTTGTATTTGTAGTTGTTATAGTCACACTAAGCAGCTTTGCTAGCTATCTAAACATAGCTATTAGTGTAACTATTCTTATCTCACTTTTAGTATGCCTTATGCCAACAACAATTGGTGGACTACTGCCAGCTATTGGGATAGCAGGGATGGAGCGATTAGTTAGAAACAATGTAATTGCAATAAGCGGAAGAGCAATTGAAGCATCAGGTGATGTTGATGTTGTCTTGCTTGATAAGACTGGAACAATTACTCTTGGAAATAGAATTGCTTCTAGCTTTATTCCTTGTGATGGAACAGATGAATCTTTTCTGGCTGAAATGGCATTACTATCTTCTATGGCAGATGAAACAGCAGAAGGTAGAAGTATAGTAACTCTAGCTAAAAACAAACTTGGTGTAAGGGGAAAAGATATTCAGGTTCCAGATGGAGCTCTTTTTGTACCTTTTAGTGTTCATACCCGAATGAGCGGGCTTGATTATGCAGATGGTGAAATACGAAAAGGTGCATATGACGCAATAGAAAAATTTGTTACTAAGCACTCTGGTTCTATTTCAAATAGGATAAAAGAACAAGTAGAAATTATTGCTAAAGAAGGAGGAACACCACTTGTTGTTGCAAGTGGAGGAAAAGCAATAGGAGTGATATATCTAAAAGATATTATTAAACATGGAATTAAAGAAAGATTATCTGAGCTGCGGAAACTAGGAATCCGTTCAGTAATGATAACTGGTGATAATCCACTTACTGCAGCTACTATTGCAAAAGAATCTGGTGTTGATGATTTT includes:
- the kdpB gene encoding potassium-transporting ATPase subunit KdpB; translation: MENNKTIWESKLFIEAFKESFTKLNPLSLRRNIVMFVAEIGALITTIVTVQNIINHASFFLNFQIALWLWFTILFANFAESLAEGRSKAQARSLQATRTETFGNKLLTNGTIENISAMSLRKGDIVLVHEGEIMPGDGEIIHGAALIDESAITGESAAVLREAGGDKDAVTIGTRVISGEIKVRITADPGDTFLDHMIAMVESAYRQKTPSEVALEILLIGMTVVFVVVIVTLSSFASYLNIAISVTILISLLVCLMPTTIGGLLPAIGIAGMERLVRNNVIAISGRAIEASGDVDVVLLDKTGTITLGNRIASSFIPCDGTDESFLAEMALLSSMADETAEGRSIVTLAKNKLGVRGKDIQVPDGALFVPFSVHTRMSGLDYADGEIRKGAYDAIEKFVTKHSGSISNRIKEQVEIIAKEGGTPLVVASGGKAIGVIYLKDIIKHGIKERLSELRKLGIRSVMITGDNPLTAATIAKESGVDDFISEAKPEIKLKLIREYQSKGYLVAMIGDGTNDAPALAQADVGVAMNAGTQAAREASNMIDLDSSPTKIISIVEIGKQILITRGSLTTFSIANDVSKYFAIIPAMFSYQYPMLNSLNIMHLTTPHSAILSAVIFNAIIIPMLIPLALKGVYFKAVKAEKLLSNNLLIYGAGGLFLPFIVIKLLDLLLVFFHLV